The following are encoded together in the Streptomyces sp. NBC_01465 genome:
- a CDS encoding methyltransferase domain-containing protein: protein MSTPRPTSEFHAPNAPSANVDRLVAALDAQDAADGVRRLRDWAYEAVAARPGEVAVDIGSGTGTVVQALADAVTADGSALGVELNPGLRALAEQRAAEAGSTGRFVEGDALALPLPDASVDIVWCERVLQHLADPERAVGEIARVLKPRGRAVLLDSDWATTVLHPGDPDTVAALTSGALAAAANPYAGRKLVGQLSAAGLAVGARGSQALLQDHNSVAWPLVRMLGESAVRRQLITEVQRDRLYDDLTEAAARGALHMSVTMFGAVGQKSPSAT, encoded by the coding sequence ATGAGCACCCCACGGCCCACATCGGAATTCCACGCGCCCAACGCCCCCTCCGCCAACGTCGACCGGCTGGTCGCCGCCCTCGACGCGCAGGACGCCGCCGACGGCGTACGGCGACTGCGCGACTGGGCCTACGAGGCGGTGGCCGCGCGGCCGGGCGAGGTCGCGGTCGACATCGGATCGGGTACGGGGACGGTCGTACAGGCGCTCGCCGACGCCGTCACCGCGGACGGCAGCGCGCTCGGCGTCGAACTGAACCCCGGACTGCGCGCCCTCGCCGAGCAGCGCGCCGCCGAGGCGGGCAGCACGGGCCGGTTCGTGGAGGGGGACGCCCTCGCACTTCCCCTGCCCGACGCCTCCGTCGACATCGTGTGGTGCGAGCGGGTCCTCCAGCATCTGGCCGACCCCGAGCGGGCCGTGGGCGAGATCGCCCGCGTACTGAAGCCCCGCGGACGGGCCGTCCTGCTCGACTCCGACTGGGCCACCACCGTCCTGCACCCCGGCGACCCCGACACCGTAGCGGCGCTCACCTCGGGGGCGCTGGCAGCGGCAGCGAATCCGTACGCAGGGCGCAAGCTCGTCGGGCAGCTCTCGGCGGCCGGTCTTGCCGTCGGCGCGCGCGGCTCGCAGGCGCTGCTGCAGGACCACAACTCCGTTGCCTGGCCGCTGGTCCGGATGCTCGGCGAGTCGGCGGTGCGCCGGCAGCTGATCACGGAAGTGCAGCGCGACCGGCTCTACGACGACCTCACCGAGGCCGCCGCGCGCGGTGCGCTGCACATGTCCGTGACGATGTTCGGCGCGGTCGGTCAGAAGTCGCCCTCCGCGACCTGA
- a CDS encoding RNA ligase, producing the protein MYPHLSDLVDLDLLAQSISAGYVREQVHPSLPLRILNYTEKAQFERVWDDATLRCRGLIVDPDGKVLARPYAKFFNYSEHPEGSFALDSPVVVTDKLDGSLGILYPTADGHAVATRGSFASDQALHATEVWLERYAPDVKPAPGVTYLFEIIYPANRIVCDYGDLDDLVLLGGVETATGAPVPADSLPWTGPRVTTFDYATLRDALAAEPRGGAEGFVLRFPGPDHDQTMIKIKQDDYVALHRIVTGLNARIVWERLGAGDEVGAICEDLPDEFHDWVRGVADDLTARRDEILAEAGAEHRRILGELPDGWGRKEYAAVAGRSPYRGWLFLLLDGRDPSARIWHTLRPSGDHRPVNTTEDTA; encoded by the coding sequence GTGTACCCCCACCTCAGCGACCTCGTCGACCTCGATCTGCTGGCGCAGTCGATCAGCGCCGGCTACGTCCGCGAGCAGGTGCACCCCTCGCTGCCTCTGCGCATCCTGAATTACACGGAAAAAGCCCAGTTCGAGCGGGTGTGGGACGACGCAACCCTCCGGTGCCGCGGCCTGATCGTCGACCCCGACGGCAAGGTCCTCGCCCGCCCGTACGCCAAGTTCTTCAACTACTCCGAGCACCCCGAGGGCTCCTTCGCCCTCGACTCCCCGGTGGTCGTCACCGACAAGCTCGACGGCAGCCTCGGCATCCTCTACCCGACGGCGGACGGTCACGCGGTCGCGACCCGTGGCTCCTTCGCCTCCGACCAGGCGCTCCACGCGACCGAGGTGTGGCTCGAGCGGTACGCGCCGGACGTCAAGCCCGCGCCCGGTGTCACGTACCTCTTCGAGATCATCTACCCGGCCAACCGGATCGTCTGCGACTACGGCGACCTGGACGACCTCGTGCTGCTCGGCGGCGTCGAGACCGCGACCGGCGCACCCGTCCCCGCCGACTCGCTGCCCTGGACCGGACCGCGCGTGACGACCTTCGACTACGCGACCCTGCGCGACGCGCTCGCCGCCGAGCCGCGCGGTGGCGCGGAGGGCTTCGTCCTCCGCTTCCCCGGGCCCGACCACGACCAGACGATGATCAAGATCAAGCAGGACGATTACGTCGCCCTGCACCGCATCGTCACCGGCCTCAACGCCCGGATCGTCTGGGAGCGGCTCGGTGCGGGTGACGAGGTGGGCGCGATCTGCGAGGACCTCCCCGACGAGTTCCACGACTGGGTACGGGGCGTGGCGGACGACCTGACCGCCCGCCGCGACGAGATCCTGGCCGAGGCCGGCGCCGAGCACCGGCGTATTCTCGGCGAGCTCCCCGACGGGTGGGGCCGCAAGGAGTACGCCGCGGTCGCGGGCCGGTCCCCGTACCGCGGCTGGCTGTTCCTGCTCCTGGACGGCCGCGACCCGTCGGCCCGGATCTGGCACACCCTGCGCCCTTCCGGCGACCACCGCCCCGTCAACACCACCGAGGACACGGCCTGA
- a CDS encoding MMPL family transporter — protein sequence MFHRIGRTVVRHPVWTIVAWVIAAIAIVATAPSLPSNSDESSFLPSSYESIQAADLQAKAFPSAFTPSALVLYSRSDGQKLTPADVKDVQRITGALGAKGIDQVQKVIPGTPSKDGKYDLALVQMDSKNAGQPKQADAAKELREGAKKLASGTKLDVKLGGSAAMALDQQDASARGNALVGIGTFVIILVTLLIIFRAPILAVLPLVLIGLVSAIANGLIAYATKLFGLEANSSISAMLIVVLFGVGTDYFLFLIFRYRERLRAGDEPKEAMINAVARVGEAIASAAGAVIIAFLALTLSSLGFLKQMGPALAIAVAATLLAGLTLIPAVVSLIGPKVFWPSKSWKKEPDNARFAALGGVVRRRPAMVAVVSGLLMVALAAGAVSFKATFDLASGSMPKTKESMVVQSQMQNAYSAGAADPTQVYVTSTEGKPLDKAALPALVAKLGDVDGVADSKLSTFSKDGETANIAVTLKYDAAKDEAITAVGKVRDTAHANTPSGTKAVVGGTSAIYKDINSAVQHDYKTVFPVAAVLIMVILGLLLRSVVAPWYLMASVGLGFGATLGATVLIFQKGQGHSGLMFMLPVIMYLFVVAIGTDYNILMIARLREEAREGRSPRDAAGEALRHAGPTVAAAGFILAATFATMMLAGNSLLSEMGFAVSFGIVVAAFVMAMFFTPSLTALFGRAAWWPGHGDRTEVKPSTAGREEAHELV from the coding sequence ATGTTTCACCGCATAGGACGCACAGTCGTCCGCCATCCGGTCTGGACGATCGTGGCGTGGGTCATAGCTGCCATTGCGATTGTCGCCACGGCACCGAGCCTGCCGTCCAACAGTGACGAAAGCAGCTTCCTTCCGAGCAGCTACGAGTCCATCCAGGCCGCGGACCTCCAGGCGAAAGCATTTCCCAGCGCCTTCACCCCCTCCGCCCTCGTGCTCTACAGCCGCTCCGACGGCCAGAAGCTGACTCCCGCGGACGTGAAGGACGTTCAGCGCATCACCGGCGCGCTGGGCGCCAAGGGCATCGACCAGGTGCAGAAGGTCATCCCCGGAACCCCGTCGAAGGACGGCAAGTACGACCTGGCGCTCGTCCAGATGGACAGCAAGAACGCCGGCCAGCCCAAGCAGGCCGACGCCGCGAAGGAGTTGCGCGAAGGCGCCAAGAAGCTCGCCTCCGGCACCAAACTGGACGTGAAACTCGGCGGTTCCGCCGCCATGGCCCTCGACCAGCAGGACGCGTCCGCGCGCGGCAACGCCCTTGTCGGGATCGGCACGTTCGTCATCATCCTGGTCACGCTGCTGATCATCTTCCGGGCGCCGATCCTGGCCGTACTGCCCCTCGTGCTGATCGGTCTCGTCTCCGCCATCGCCAACGGACTGATCGCGTACGCCACCAAGCTCTTCGGACTCGAGGCCAACAGCTCGATCTCGGCGATGCTGATCGTGGTGCTGTTCGGTGTCGGTACGGACTACTTCCTCTTCCTCATCTTCCGCTACCGCGAACGGCTGCGCGCCGGTGACGAGCCCAAGGAGGCGATGATCAACGCCGTCGCCCGGGTCGGCGAGGCCATCGCCTCGGCCGCCGGCGCCGTGATCATCGCGTTCCTCGCCCTCACCCTCTCCTCCCTCGGCTTCCTGAAGCAGATGGGCCCCGCGCTCGCCATCGCGGTCGCCGCCACGCTGCTCGCCGGCCTCACACTGATCCCGGCCGTGGTCTCCCTCATCGGCCCGAAGGTCTTCTGGCCGTCGAAGTCGTGGAAGAAGGAGCCGGACAACGCCCGCTTCGCCGCGCTCGGCGGTGTCGTACGCAGGCGTCCCGCGATGGTCGCCGTCGTATCCGGGCTGCTGATGGTCGCGCTGGCCGCGGGCGCGGTCAGTTTCAAGGCCACCTTCGACCTCGCCTCGGGCTCCATGCCCAAGACCAAGGAATCGATGGTCGTCCAGAGCCAGATGCAGAACGCGTACTCGGCCGGTGCCGCCGACCCCACCCAGGTCTACGTCACCAGCACCGAAGGCAAGCCCCTCGACAAGGCCGCGCTGCCCGCGCTCGTGGCCAAGCTGGGGGACGTCGACGGCGTCGCCGACTCCAAGCTCTCCACGTTCAGCAAGGACGGCGAGACGGCCAACATCGCCGTCACCCTCAAGTACGACGCCGCCAAGGACGAGGCGATCACCGCGGTCGGCAAGGTGCGCGACACCGCGCACGCGAACACGCCGTCCGGCACCAAGGCCGTCGTCGGCGGCACCTCCGCGATCTACAAGGACATCAACTCCGCCGTCCAGCACGACTACAAGACGGTCTTCCCGGTCGCCGCGGTGCTCATCATGGTGATCCTGGGGCTGCTGCTCCGCAGCGTGGTCGCCCCCTGGTACCTGATGGCCTCGGTCGGCCTCGGCTTCGGCGCCACCCTCGGTGCCACGGTGCTGATCTTCCAGAAGGGCCAGGGGCACTCCGGGCTGATGTTCATGCTCCCGGTGATCATGTACCTCTTCGTCGTCGCCATCGGGACCGACTACAACATCCTGATGATCGCCCGACTGCGCGAGGAGGCCCGCGAGGGCCGCTCGCCGCGCGACGCGGCGGGCGAGGCACTGCGGCACGCGGGTCCGACCGTCGCCGCGGCCGGGTTCATCCTGGCCGCGACCTTCGCCACGATGATGCTCGCGGGCAACTCGCTCCTCAGCGAGATGGGCTTCGCCGTCTCCTTCGGGATCGTCGTCGCCGCGTTCGTCATGGCGATGTTCTTCACGCCGAGCCTGACCGCACTGTTCGGCCGCGCGGCCTGGTGGCCGGGCCACGGCGACAGGACCGAGGTCAAGCCGTCCACCGCGGGTCGTGAAGAGGCCCACGAACTGGTCTGA
- a CDS encoding respiratory chain complex I subunit 1 family protein, which yields MNATGIVVVAAQVAVVVGGAPLLTGLMRQVRARLEGRAGPGVVQPWRDLRKLLRKEPVTAVGTGPAFRVAPLLLVATTAVVAALVPLASAATPVSGSADLILVVALLVLGTVALALAGLDSGTAFGGMGASREMTIAALVEPTILLSVFALSMPAGSTNLATIVAGEVTDPDRLASPAGLLAIAALAVAVLAETGRLPVDNPSTHLELTMVHEAMVLEYAGPDLGLVELGAQMRLTVLLGLLVTLFAPWGVATTASAAAAGVGLLLLVVKVAALGAALAAAEVFWAKVRLFRVPELLAGSFLLALLAVSASYFLSGA from the coding sequence GTGAACGCGACGGGGATCGTGGTGGTGGCCGCCCAGGTGGCCGTGGTCGTCGGGGGCGCACCGCTGCTCACCGGGCTGATGCGACAAGTGCGGGCCCGGCTGGAGGGCAGGGCCGGGCCCGGTGTCGTACAACCCTGGCGCGATCTGCGGAAGTTGCTCCGCAAGGAGCCGGTCACCGCGGTCGGCACGGGCCCCGCCTTCCGGGTGGCCCCGCTGCTGCTGGTCGCGACCACGGCCGTCGTCGCCGCGCTGGTGCCGCTCGCCTCGGCCGCGACGCCGGTCAGCGGGAGCGCCGATCTGATCCTGGTGGTGGCGCTTCTCGTGCTGGGCACGGTCGCGCTCGCGCTGGCGGGGCTCGACTCCGGTACGGCGTTCGGCGGGATGGGGGCCTCGCGCGAGATGACGATCGCGGCTCTGGTCGAGCCGACCATCCTGCTGTCGGTGTTCGCCCTGTCGATGCCCGCCGGGTCGACCAACCTCGCCACGATCGTGGCCGGCGAGGTCACCGACCCCGACCGGCTCGCCTCCCCTGCGGGGCTGCTCGCGATCGCGGCGCTGGCGGTGGCCGTGCTCGCCGAGACGGGGCGTCTGCCGGTCGACAACCCGTCAACTCATCTGGAACTGACGATGGTTCACGAGGCGATGGTCCTGGAGTACGCAGGCCCCGACCTCGGGCTGGTGGAACTCGGCGCGCAGATGCGGCTGACGGTGCTGCTGGGACTCCTGGTGACGCTGTTCGCGCCCTGGGGCGTCGCCACGACCGCCTCGGCGGCCGCGGCGGGGGTGGGGCTCCTCCTCCTGGTGGTGAAGGTCGCCGCACTCGGTGCGGCGCTCGCGGCCGCCGAGGTCTTCTGGGCCAAGGTCCGGCTCTTCCGGGTCCCCGAGCTCCTCGCCGGATCCTTCCTGCTCGCGCTGCTCGCGGTCAGCGCCTCCTACTTCCTGAGCGGAGCGTGA
- a CDS encoding proton-conducting transporter transmembrane domain-containing protein, with amino-acid sequence MVPVPLLLAAPVGVPVLVSGTYALAALRTRTPAPAEIPTARRAPVAEPAVVGGSLPTRPPLEHLAPAAPPAVLPVRAKGWAGLLSPAAILLCGAVLAGSVPYDGPVQILDGVLRADALTVWMLLVVGAVAALAVAAGPSYLAGERLAGRAVDRTAHRYHLLVHAFLAAMCLAVLAGNLGVLWVAIEATTVVTAFLVGLRRTRTSIEAAWKYVVICSAGIALAFLGTVLLYYAARQAGISETQALDWPVLVAHADALDPAVTRLGIALVVLGYGAKAGLVPLHAWLPDAHSQAPAPVSALMSGVLLAVSFVAVLRYKVIADGVFGAGFVRGLLIAVALLTLALAAGVLLAQRDYKRMLAYSSMEHMSLIALGAAIGSPLAVAAVLLHIAGHGLAKTVAFCASGQVLQLRGTSRIGRVRGLLATAPGPGAALGLAVLALLGLPPFALFASELALIRAGFGSPYGWAVAVALLFALTAFAAMGFRTARMLLGPAPGDAPPPLRLGVAAGVPLAAGLLLCAALGLSVQPLQALLTAAAHVITGGH; translated from the coding sequence ATGGTCCCTGTCCCCCTTTTGCTGGCGGCACCGGTCGGTGTGCCTGTGCTGGTCTCCGGCACGTACGCACTGGCGGCCCTCCGCACCCGCACACCGGCGCCCGCCGAGATCCCCACGGCCCGCCGGGCCCCGGTGGCCGAACCGGCCGTGGTGGGCGGGTCGTTGCCGACCCGGCCGCCACTGGAACACCTCGCCCCGGCCGCTCCCCCTGCCGTGCTGCCGGTCCGCGCCAAGGGCTGGGCCGGGCTGCTCTCCCCCGCCGCGATCCTGCTCTGCGGGGCGGTGCTGGCGGGCTCGGTTCCGTACGACGGTCCGGTGCAAATCCTCGACGGTGTGCTGCGCGCCGACGCCCTGACCGTGTGGATGCTGCTCGTGGTGGGCGCGGTGGCGGCGCTCGCGGTCGCGGCAGGTCCCTCGTACCTCGCGGGCGAACGGCTCGCGGGCCGTGCGGTCGACCGCACCGCGCACCGCTATCACCTCCTCGTGCACGCCTTCCTCGCCGCGATGTGTCTGGCCGTACTGGCAGGAAATCTAGGGGTGTTGTGGGTGGCGATCGAGGCGACGACGGTCGTCACGGCCTTCCTGGTGGGCCTGCGCCGCACCCGCACCTCCATCGAGGCAGCATGGAAGTACGTGGTGATCTGCTCGGCCGGGATCGCCCTCGCCTTCCTCGGCACGGTTCTCCTCTACTACGCGGCCCGCCAGGCAGGGATCTCCGAGACCCAGGCCCTGGACTGGCCGGTCCTGGTGGCGCACGCGGATGCCCTCGACCCGGCGGTGACCCGCCTCGGGATCGCCCTCGTCGTCCTCGGCTACGGGGCGAAGGCGGGCCTCGTACCGCTGCACGCCTGGCTCCCGGACGCCCACAGCCAGGCGCCGGCGCCGGTCTCCGCGCTGATGTCGGGGGTGCTGCTCGCCGTGTCGTTCGTGGCGGTGCTGCGCTACAAGGTGATCGCGGACGGGGTGTTCGGCGCGGGTTTCGTACGGGGCCTGCTGATCGCCGTAGCCCTGCTCACGCTGGCGTTGGCGGCGGGGGTGCTGCTGGCCCAGCGCGACTACAAACGCATGCTGGCGTACTCCTCCATGGAGCACATGAGCCTGATCGCGCTGGGCGCGGCGATCGGCTCTCCACTCGCGGTGGCGGCGGTGCTGCTGCACATCGCGGGGCACGGTCTGGCGAAGACGGTGGCGTTCTGCGCGTCGGGCCAGGTGCTGCAGTTGCGGGGGACGTCGCGGATCGGGCGGGTGCGGGGCCTGCTGGCGACGGCGCCGGGTCCGGGTGCGGCGCTGGGACTGGCGGTGCTGGCACTGCTGGGCCTGCCCCCGTTCGCGCTGTTCGCCTCCGAACTGGCCCTGATCCGGGCAGGTTTCGGGTCGCCGTACGGCTGGGCGGTGGCGGTCGCGCTGCTGTTCGCCCTGACCGCGTTCGCGGCGATGGGTTTCCGTACGGCGCGGATGCTGCTGGGCCCGGCACCGGGGGATGCGCCGCCTCCGTTGCGGCTGGGCGTGGCGGCGGGGGTGCCGTTGGCCGCCGGCCTGCTGCTGTGCGCGGCGCTGGGTCTGTCCGTACAACCGCTGCAGGCGCTCCTGACGGCGGCCGCGCATGTCATCACCGGAGGTCACTGA
- a CDS encoding hydrogenase large subunit has translation MTRTITDLTPSELPSHAAKLLDAGHRLALVAAHHDSPGVRVVYLFTAGPPDTRTELHVHLDPDAPVIPSIAHLSFPAGRFEREMRDLHGIAPLDHPLPHRLVRHFHWPRGWYPMHPDAGSAPPFGEQEGPYPFLAVEGDGVYEIPVGPVHAGLIEPGHFRFSVVGETIIKLKARLWFVHKGIEKLFEGRSLARGLPLSERISGDTAVGHALAYCLAVEEAAGIPVTEESARARSLLLELERLHNHVADLGMLCNDVGHSILNSQAQRIRETLLRLNETTTGHRLLRGGVHPGGATLHTIPNPVTLAAIGKDIREITTLALNHATVRDRFTGTATLSAEAARDLGCLGYVARASGMAADARIAHPFTDAGCPSSVPVQTTGDVLARFLIRTQEIDTSLALIATLSADLHPMTTPQLPGQHRRGSGVGIVEGWRGTITTRVELTPDDNHLSRVKVVDPSFFNWPALPVALADTIVPDFPLTNKSFNLSYAGNDL, from the coding sequence ATGACGCGTACGATCACGGACCTGACTCCGTCGGAACTCCCGTCCCATGCGGCCAAGTTGCTGGATGCGGGCCACCGCCTGGCCCTGGTGGCGGCGCATCACGACAGTCCGGGTGTGCGGGTGGTGTACCTCTTCACGGCGGGCCCGCCGGACACGCGCACGGAACTCCACGTCCACCTGGACCCGGACGCACCCGTCATCCCCTCCATCGCCCATCTCTCCTTCCCCGCGGGCCGGTTCGAGCGCGAGATGCGCGACCTGCACGGCATCGCCCCGCTCGACCACCCGCTCCCCCACCGCCTGGTACGCCACTTCCACTGGCCGCGCGGCTGGTACCCGATGCACCCCGACGCGGGGTCCGCACCGCCCTTCGGCGAACAGGAGGGCCCGTACCCCTTCCTGGCGGTGGAGGGCGACGGGGTCTACGAGATCCCGGTGGGCCCGGTGCACGCGGGCCTGATCGAGCCGGGCCACTTCCGCTTCTCGGTGGTGGGCGAGACGATCATCAAGCTCAAGGCGCGCCTGTGGTTCGTCCACAAGGGAATCGAGAAGCTCTTCGAGGGCCGCTCCCTGGCCCGCGGCCTTCCCCTCTCCGAACGGATCAGCGGAGACACGGCGGTGGGCCACGCCCTGGCGTACTGCCTGGCGGTGGAGGAGGCGGCAGGGATCCCCGTAACGGAAGAATCGGCGCGCGCCAGATCCCTCCTCCTGGAACTGGAACGCCTGCACAACCACGTGGCCGACCTCGGCATGCTCTGCAACGACGTGGGCCACTCGATCCTCAACTCCCAGGCACAGCGCATCAGAGAGACACTCCTGCGCCTCAACGAAACGACGACGGGCCACCGCCTGCTACGGGGCGGAGTGCACCCGGGAGGCGCAACGCTCCACACCATCCCCAACCCGGTGACCCTGGCGGCGATCGGAAAGGACATCCGCGAGATCACGACCCTCGCCCTGAACCACGCAACGGTCCGCGACCGCTTCACGGGAACGGCGACGCTGAGCGCCGAGGCGGCGAGGGACCTGGGCTGCCTCGGCTACGTGGCGAGGGCGAGCGGTATGGCGGCGGACGCCAGGATCGCGCACCCCTTCACGGACGCGGGCTGCCCGTCATCGGTACCCGTACAGACGACGGGAGACGTCCTGGCACGCTTCCTGATCCGTACGCAGGAGATCGACACGTCCCTGGCCCTGATCGCCACCCTGTCGGCGGACCTGCACCCGATGACAACACCACAACTCCCGGGCCAGCACCGCAGGGGCTCGGGCGTGGGAATCGTCGAGGGCTGGCGAGGCACGATCACCACACGGGTGGAACTGACCCCGGACGACAACCACCTTTCACGGGTGAAGGTGGTGGACCCGTCCTTCTTCAACTGGCCGGCACTACCAGTGGCGTTGGCGGACACGATCGTCCCGGACTTCCCCCTCACCAACAAGAGCTTCAACTTGTCGTACGCGGGCAACGACCTCTGA
- a CDS encoding GNAT family N-acetyltransferase, whose amino-acid sequence MTLTTPTLHTARLRLRPFTDTDAAPLFALHSNSYVMRYWDSPPWTERARAERFITMCRKMEAEGTGARVAIDRASDGAFVGWCGLTGWNPDYRSASLGYVLDESMWGHGYATETAHAVLRWAFDALDLNRVQAETDTRNVASARVLEKVGFLREGTLREDCVVNGDVSDSWVFGLLRREWRPGKERR is encoded by the coding sequence ATGACGCTGACCACCCCCACACTGCACACCGCCCGCCTACGACTGCGCCCCTTCACCGACACGGACGCGGCCCCTCTCTTCGCCCTGCACAGCAACTCCTACGTGATGCGCTACTGGGACTCCCCGCCCTGGACGGAACGGGCCCGCGCCGAACGCTTCATCACGATGTGCCGCAAGATGGAGGCCGAAGGCACCGGGGCGCGAGTGGCCATCGACCGCGCTTCGGACGGAGCCTTCGTCGGCTGGTGCGGCCTGACCGGATGGAACCCGGACTACCGCAGCGCGTCACTGGGCTACGTCCTCGATGAATCAATGTGGGGCCACGGCTACGCGACGGAGACCGCACACGCCGTGCTGCGATGGGCGTTCGACGCACTGGACCTGAACCGGGTCCAGGCCGAGACCGATACGCGCAACGTGGCATCCGCCCGGGTCCTGGAGAAGGTGGGATTCCTGCGCGAAGGGACGCTGCGGGAAGACTGCGTGGTAAACGGCGACGTATCCGACTCGTGGGTGTTCGGCCTGCTCAGGCGAGAGTGGCGGCCCGGCAAAGAGCGGCGCTAA
- a CDS encoding phosphatase domain-containing protein: MTTLHFTRGLPASGKTTWAKAWTAEDRAGRARVNRDDLRAMLDSGEHVKGVTEQRVMAVRDATILRLLGKGYDVVCDDTNLPQRVARDLAKLAAKAGAALEVHDFTDVPLEVCIERDAARDRTVGEETIRALHLRFLAGHSLPLPLPDEAQVASPVRKYEAKPGTPKAILVDIDGTTALITNRSPFDSTRVHQDLPNRPVIEVVRAMQAAGHRVVFLSGRTDDSRAATESWLAKHVGVAYDALYMRASADSRKDSIVKIELFDAHVREEYDVTCVLDDRNQVVEAWRAIGLTVLQVAEGDF, translated from the coding sequence ATGACCACCCTGCACTTCACCCGCGGCCTGCCCGCCAGCGGCAAGACGACCTGGGCGAAAGCCTGGACCGCCGAGGACCGGGCGGGCCGTGCGCGGGTCAACCGCGACGACCTGCGCGCGATGCTCGACTCCGGCGAGCATGTGAAGGGTGTGACGGAGCAGCGCGTCATGGCCGTACGGGACGCGACGATCCTGCGTCTCCTCGGCAAGGGCTACGACGTCGTGTGCGACGACACCAACCTGCCGCAGCGCGTCGCCCGTGATCTGGCGAAGCTGGCGGCGAAGGCGGGTGCGGCGCTGGAGGTGCACGACTTCACGGACGTACCGCTGGAGGTGTGCATCGAGCGGGACGCGGCGAGGGACCGTACGGTCGGCGAGGAGACGATCCGCGCGCTGCACCTGCGGTTCCTGGCGGGGCACAGCCTGCCGCTGCCGCTCCCCGACGAGGCCCAAGTGGCTTCGCCCGTACGGAAGTACGAGGCGAAGCCCGGCACCCCCAAGGCGATCCTCGTCGACATCGACGGCACCACCGCGCTGATCACGAACCGCAGTCCCTTCGACTCGACGCGGGTGCACCAGGACCTGCCGAACCGCCCGGTGATCGAGGTGGTGCGGGCGATGCAGGCGGCGGGCCACCGTGTCGTGTTCCTGTCCGGCCGGACGGACGACTCCCGTGCTGCGACGGAGAGTTGGCTGGCGAAGCACGTGGGTGTGGCGTACGACGCGCTCTACATGCGTGCCTCTGCCGACTCCCGGAAGGACTCGATCGTCAAGATCGAGCTCTTCGACGCGCATGTGCGCGAGGAGTACGACGTGACGTGCGTCCTCGACGACCGGAACCAGGTGGTCGAGGCGTGGCGCGCGATCGGCCTGACGGTGCTTCAGGTCGCGGAGGGCGACTTCTGA